The Kwoniella shandongensis chromosome 8, complete sequence genome contains the following window.
ACCATTATATTTTCATCGAGAACTTACGTGTCCACGCGGCCAACGTCTTCAACGTCGCGTCTACCACTTCCGCCCATTTGCCCCCTTCACCCTTTTCAATAGCGTCCATTCCTCTTTCCGCCAATGCCAGCATACCATCCACAGCTAgcttctcatctccactaGACCTGATGACATCTCGAACCACGCCATCACGAGACTGTCTGTCCTTCGAGTAGGATCTAGCGCTTTTCAGTGTACTGTCGTGAACCTCTTGAGCGATTTCCGAAAGCACGcggatggtgaggaggggaggatgaaggttCACAccggtcgaggacgagggatCTGATGGCGTAAGAAGGGCGAAgaatgggtggaggaaggtggataTTGTGGAAGGGTACAcattgaggaagagatgggcgACTGTGAAAGCGAGCTTGTTGCGAAGATCTAAGAGAAAGGTTAGAGGCTTCCTTCGCAGACTCGATTTTTGTTACTCACAAGCCTGACCCCCTTCGCACGTTCCTCGGACATAttcaacttcaacaaacTCTACAATAGCCTTGTACATGGCTTGCTGAGCATCCACCGCCATGACATGGGGTCTGCTTGACGTTAGTACGCCGCAACGACGCGGTTCATAGCGCAACTCACTTTTGCGTCAACACCGTGTCCACGACCTGCTCGCAAAACATTCTCAGATCTGTCTCGAgcttctctttcccatctctGCCGCCTGTGGAAGGTCCTGAAGCTCCAGCACCCTGAAGGTAGAGTGCCAAGCAGTCCTACACATAGGTGATTGTTAGCGTCCAGCGTCTTCCTCGCGCTGATCAGTGAGGGATTGTGGTGCGTTCGCTCAAGTCTGTTGTAGTCTAAGCTCACCTGCCATGTCTCCTCACAAAGCTCCCTGACCTTGCTCAGATAGTCTATAGCCTGCTGCTTGATGGCCGGGTCGATGGAAGGATCTATGCTAGCGGCGACTCGGACGGCTTGAGGAATACTGGTGAGGTGAGGGGATTGAGAGGACGCCATGGTGGCGGTTTTGTCAAATTGGTCTTTCGATGCGCGATTCTCCACTTGGTTTTTTCAGACAGAACAATGCTATGCTAAGAGACCTTATCGGATGCGAAACTATGCTATAcgaacgaggagaagaggacgaggacgagggttGATCGGCGTTCTAGTTGAAGGAATGGATgttgaaagtggagaagCGAGTAATACAAAAGTCGAAACACAAGAAAGAGACCACATTAGCCGCACGCGAGCAACTTCCAATGGAACACTGTACAAAAAGCCACGTCATTGGCATGACACCGTTGAATCGCCCTTGATGCTTATGCACAGACAGACACTCATATGAGTCATGCAACAGCTTGCGCCCATGTGCATGGAGATCTATAGCATGACATGCATGAAACGTGACCAGACTCCGGAACGAATCATAAAAGGAACCTATCGCAAGCTCTCCATCCGGTAGTCACTCTCCCAGATTGGTACACCTCCGTACTCCTATCCCCCTGCCGCTCCAATCCCACTCTCTACCTTCGGTACCATCGCACACTCTGCCTGTTACGTCGCATCTTTCGCTGTAATTGAAGCATACCGTAAAGAAGAGCCTCGGCAGTGGGAGGACTGAACGAGCTGTTAGCCCAGATCGACAACCTGAATATCGttaccactcaccatccggGAACGTAAATGTCGACGGGGACGATTCGGTCACATCCTCGGACGACAGAGTAAGAGTAGTGGTAGTAACCACCACCGTTGGCACATGAACCCATAGAGATGACCCATCGAGGTTCAGGCATTTGGTCGTACACTAACAgatcgatcgatcatcaacaaccttcccaCAAACTAGTCCGTCTCACGCTCACCCTTTCTCAAAGCCGGAGCCATCTTGTTGGTCAATGTACCGGCAACGATCATGATATCACTCTGTCGAGGACTCGCTCGGAACACAACACCCAGTCGATCTTGATCATATCGCGCAGCAGCCATGTGCCTAAGGGGACGCATCAGCAACATTCTGTCCGATCACTtctccatcactcacatcatctctACAGCGCAACAAGCGAGACCGAAAGTCATCGGCCACATCGATCCTTGTCGAGCCCAGTTGACGACCTTGTCGAGGGTTGACAACACATACTCTGACAATGGAAGAACAATCAGCAACTCGGTCGATCGGCATATCTCGACAGCGGTCCGATCTCATCGGGTGTCCCGTGTTAAGCTCCagcactcaccagctccATTCCTAGGCGTCTCCAAGCTCAATTGGTTGCTTCCGGCTTGAGCGATGGCGGTAAGAGGAGtagtggtggaaggggatgaaTCGGCAGAGTTAAGAGACGATGTGGGAGTGTTCGGTCTGAGAGCGATGGCGGTGTTCGAGATTGGTCGGGCTATGTGTGCGAGTAGGGTAAGCCTTCAACACAACAGGGCGGATTGAGAAGTAGACTGACCGATCGCGAAAGCAGGTCGGAAGGTTGAAGCCGAAGCCTTCGCAAAGGCGCCTGGCAGAGACGTTAGCATGCAAACCATTGCGTTTGATCCTGACAATGCTCACCTGTTCGCAAGCCGGGGAGGAGGGTAGTGGCCATGTTGAGCTATAGTATTACAATGCGGAAGGAGTGGTGAATCGAGAAagagaggttgatgatgttgttaCTGGTACGATCTGCTTCGCCGCTTGTAATTGAATATCTATCTCTAAGATGGATCCAATGCGCGAGGAGCCAATGGTAGATGCAACATATAACCCCACCCACCACTGAGCAGGTACTAATCGGATATTATCGGAGTTTGAGTCAATGTGGCACCTTGatttctccaccttcctccacttgtgCTTTCGTCTCTTGGACTTTTGCTTTTTCTGATTCAATACAAGCATTCGACTTGCTGTAAAAACGTCTGTACGACCGAACTTGACTGCAACACCATACTGGCAGGAAGCGTTTAGACCGAAGATGATACCCCGAACCGCTCTAAGAAGAGTAGCCCGTCCGGGTGCTCCCTTGTCCCAGACCACTTCGATAAGAAGCTTGTCATACGTCTCGgtcagagtgagtgtgtTGCCCATGACACACAGTCTTCCTAGCTGATTGGTGTTCACAGCCGTCGGCCATTGCCCTCGGAAAGCGACCAGCGGCTGCTGTCCCCCTCGCAGGATCTTCCTTTGCATCAGCAAGACAATTTTCCTGGACACCATGGGCGAGCTCTGCCGCGACCACTCCTGTGGCTAATGAGCCAGCGGTGGCCTCTACTTCGACATCTGCGCCCATACACGAGCCCATCCTGTCGGAATCACACCCCGatctcacttccaccacctctgtCCCCGTCGAGACACCCCTCCCCGACATCTCATCTACCGTATCTTCCTCCGGAACCTCGTCCATGCTGTCCCCCGCTGATGCCGCTCTCCTGCCTCAACCGCCTGCCAACGCATTCACGCCAAGTCTGGAAGATCTAATCTTAAATTCTGGAAAGCCATTAGAGGAAGTCTTGAACTCGCAGGAAGCAATCCATGCGGTGATGAAGGTCTCAGATCTCAAATTGATGGGTTACGAACATGGAATGTTCAGCATTTCTGGATGGTTCACTGATGCCATCGTCGCTATCCACACCTATGGCGGTTTACCTTGGTGGGCTACAATCGCCTCGATCACCGTTGCTATCCGTCTCGCCCTCGCCCCTCTCCTTATCAAATCGCAAAAACACAACGTCCGTCTTGCCGCTGTGAACCCCCAAATTCAGAGTCTGATGGAGAAGGCTCAAGAGGCTAGAGCTAAGAACGACCTCCACGCGCAAACCGTCGTTGGTCAAGCTATGCGACAattgatgaaggagaacaatGTCAACCCCGCCAGAGCTCTTATCCTCCCTGCTATCCaacttcccatcttcttcacattTTTCAGCATTATGAGAGGGTTAACAAACCTTCCCGTGCCACAATTCAAGGAGGGTGGTATCGCATGGTTCACGGATCTCACTATGGCCGACCCATACTACATCCTTCCCCTGACCAGTTTGGTCTTCACGAACCTtgtgttcaaggtgagttgagagTGCTGAACAAATGGCCGTTGCTGACTGCAAGTCTGTAGTACGGTGccgatggtgttggtggtgaagcAAAGGCTGGTTCGCCTCAGCGAATGGCTCACATGCGAAACTTTGTTCAGCTCACGACACTACTCTCACTCCCCGTTGTGGCTTACTTCCCAGCTGTAAGTGCGATAACAGTACGTCGGAgtgatgatgctgacaaCGTGATCTCATAGGCTATCCTGTGTTACTGGACTTTCTCGTCCGGTTTCACACTCCTTCAATCCCTCATCCTTCGACAGCACTTCGTGAAGCGATTGCTTGGTATCCCTATCCCGCCCAAAatcacccctcctcctggtACACCGGTCCAGAAAGACCCGTCGTACG
Protein-coding sequences here:
- a CDS encoding NADH dehydrogenase [ubiquinone] iron-sulfur protein 7, mitochondrial encodes the protein MATTLLPGLRTGAFAKASASTFRPAFAIARPISNTAIALRPNTPTSSLNSADSSPSTTTPLTAIAQAGSNQLSLETPRNGAEYVLSTLDKVVNWARQGSMWPMTFGLACCAVEMMHMAAARYDQDRLGVVFRASPRQSDIMIVAGTLTNKMAPALRKVYDQMPEPRWVISMGSCANGGGYYHYSYSVVRGCDRIVPVDIYVPGCSFSPPTAEALLYGMLQLQRKMRRNRQSVRWYRR